From a single Rutidosis leptorrhynchoides isolate AG116_Rl617_1_P2 chromosome 5, CSIRO_AGI_Rlap_v1, whole genome shotgun sequence genomic region:
- the LOC139848757 gene encoding uncharacterized protein has translation MVSVVFNIKVLLVLEEYRDDCPKNKRPFRTLHPTDVESGCQWWLKSCQYFDGTEVDEEVEEPVEDEPVNEEHGGGEQSQSQSQSQSQSQTQSNLSTDAKELYMSLVKRMDRQEKELQECRTQINDHERHISEQEKRISEQEQNQDEELLGRSFSDNENDKSAQRIRRGMRDRRPTRVLSSPFTTPGYRKPIEKAQGHVLRPCACFDKQAQDDVARKVKRLRVSEAEEVVNLDTEEQGVVEEEPHPIVEEDVVAPIVKKRKRSQKDWVNDEEIWSMVDRLVNDQGTLLPPPPNAWRDGRKHVGPAKDPKSMVDSKQETRCMFIFQNENFIYLTPEFWIRLLGLGYSGYLENLHIDGWATLMLRYRQRVLPRASQYSTPIIPTDSFACSSRWTVMPLGFLSSLAAFQSYYDDTQREEEKRKEAEKRGEVAITGENPPDYMYLIGLGDGSDELYPSWAYCDKILIPVHFYDAQHFILIVLNLEEQKILVYDSLPGHVDQEIVKLTKDLGDQLPVYLRAIDYFNQKQDSQIVDYLENKESIEFMTVAAPVVPVQGGSNGDCGVWVCIHMERVIFGWDEIPNIGDPKKAAEDYRVRMAKTFFRARFDTQEPPPKEKAKVGN, from the exons atggtaagtgttgtttttaacatAAAAGTTTTGTTGGTGCTGGAAGAATACAGA GATGATTGTCCGAAGAATAAACGACCTTTTCGTACTCTGCATCCCACTGATGTTGAGAGTGGATGTCAATGGTGGTTAAAAAGTTGCCAATACTTTGATGGGACGGAAGTGGATGAGGaagttgaagaacctgttgaagatGAACCTGTCAATGAGGAACATGGTGGTGGAGAACagtctcaatctcaatctcaatctcagtCTCAATCTCAGACTCAATCAAACTTATCTACTGATGCAAAGGAATTATACATGTCTTTGGTGAAACGGATGGATAGGCAAGAGAAGGAGCTGCAAGAGTGTAGAACGCAAATAAATGATCACGAGAGACATATATCTGAACAAGAGAAACGAATATCAGAACAAGAGCAAAATCAAGATGAGGAGTTACTTGGTCGATCCTTCTCAGACAATGAAAACGACAAATCAGCTCAACGGATTAGACGTGGAATGAGAGATCGACGACCAACGCGTGTACTAAGCTCCCCTTTCACAACACCGGGATACAGAAAACCAATCGAGAAG GCGCAAGGTcatgtcttgcgtccttgcgcttgtTTTGACAAACAGGCGCAAG ATGATGTTGCTCGCAAAGTGAAAAGGCTGAGGGTGTCTGAGGCTGAGGAGGTTGTTAATCTCGATACTGAAGAACAGGGTGTTGTTGAAGAAGAACCCCACCCTATTGTTGAAGAAGATGTTGTTGCTCCGATTGTGAAAAAGCGTAAACGGTCGCAAAAGGATTGGGTTAATGACGAGGAAATTTGGTCGATGGTAGACAGGCTAGTGAATGATCAAGGAACtctactaccaccaccacccaaTGCTTGGAGAGACGGTAGAAAGCACGTTGGGCCTGCAAAAGATCCGAAGAGTATGGTGGATAGTAAGCAAGAAACGCGGTGCATGTTCATTTTTCAGAACGAAAATTTTATATACCTCACACCTGAGTTTTGGATCAGGTTACTTGGTCTTGGATATTCCGGATACTTGGAAAACTTA catattgatggatgggctacACTTATGTTGAGATATCGTCAGAGGGTTCTCCCCCGAGCAAGCCAGTATTCCACTCCTATTATCCCGACCGACTCGTTTGCGTGTAGTTCTCGATGGACTGTCATGCCATTGGGTTTCCTTTCTAGCCTTGCAGCGTTTCAGTCCTATTATGATGATACACAAAGGGAGGAAGAGAAACGGAAAGAAGCGGAGAAAAGAGGAGAAGTAGCAATCACAGGGGAGAATCCACCtgattatatgtatttgattggaTTAGGGGATGGTAGTGATGAGCTATATCCATCCTGGGCCTATTGTGATAAG ATTTTGATCCCCGTTCACTTTTACGATGCTCAACACTTTATTCTGATTGTGTTGAACTTGGAGGAACAGAAGATATTGGTGTACGATAGTTTGCCCGGTCATGTTGATCAAGAAATTGTCAAGCTCACCAAAGATCTGGGAGATCAATTGCCTGTATACTTAAGAGCAATTGATTACTTTAACCAAAAGCAAGACTCCCAGATTGTTGACTACTTGGAAAACAAGGAGAGCATCGAGTTCATGACCGTGGCAGCACCAGTCGTGCCGGTGCAAGGTGGAAGTAATGGGGACTGTGGTGTTTGGGTCTGCATCCATATGGAGAGGGTGATCTTTGGGTGGGATGAAATCCCAAACATTGGAGATCCTAAAAAGGCCGCAGAAGACTACAGAGTGAGAATGGCCAAGACCTTCTTTCGTGCACGCTTTGATACCCAAGAACCCCCACCAAAAGAGAAAGCAAAAGTTGGTAACTGA